The Bacillus sp. B-jedd sequence CGCGATGCTCAATCAATTCACCTCATCCGAACTGGATCGAATAGCGGATGATATCCCAATGGGAAGGCTTGGGCGGGCAGAAGAAGTAGCCAATGGGGTTGTTTTCCTTGTATCAGACCAGGCGACATATATTACAGGACAAATTTTATCAATCAACGGCGGCTGGTACACCTGATTTCATGTAAATCGCGTATATTTCCTCCTTCACACCGGAAAACTAAAGCTGTATTACAAATAAGGAGGGAAAAGGATGTCTATTCTCGATAATTGGAAGCAGTGGGAGGATTTTCTCGCCGACAGGCTGCACCAGGCACAGGATGAGGGAGTCAGCAAAAATGTAATCTCAGACCTTGCCTACCAGATTGGGGACTACCTTGCAAACCAGGTAGAGCCGAAAAACGAGCAGGAAAGGATTCTTTCCGATTTATGGTCTGTTGCAGATAAGGATGAGCAGCAGGCAATTGCCAACATGATGGTGAAACTAGTCCAGAATAATGGAAGCCGTTAAAGAGAGGATCTCCTCTCTTTTTCTTTTTCTCCTGTAAA is a genomic window containing:
- a CDS encoding DUF3243 domain-containing protein, which translates into the protein MSILDNWKQWEDFLADRLHQAQDEGVSKNVISDLAYQIGDYLANQVEPKNEQERILSDLWSVADKDEQQAIANMMVKLVQNNGSR